Genomic window (Flavobacterium oreochromis):
GGATACCATTTAAGATTAAATGCTCTACTAATTCATATAGTGATTTTCGACGTATATTTTGAAAATCAATAGTAATCTGAAAATCAAAAAGCCATTTTTGTAAGGCTTCTTCATCTGGCTTATTTATTCCTTCTGCTATAAAATTATGAGTAGGTATTACTCTATTAAATTCTATTGCTAAATAATACAGTGAAGAAGCTAATGCTTCTCGATCTTTTGTATTAGTAAGATAGCGCAACATACTTAATAGAAATTTAACTTCAGAAGCAGTTTCTAATAATAAACTTTCCGAAGAAATGACGGGTATATCTTGTTGTGTTAAATAGTTAGCTAGCAAGACTCCTTTACTATTACTTCTGACTAAAATAACGATTTCATTATATGAATATCCTTTTTGTTGAATTTCTAAAATAGTCTGCCAAGTATTTTTTAAATATAAGTCATCTTGCGAAATTTCCTCCTCTTCATTTAAATTAAGCTCATTTACTTTTGGTAAGAAATGAATAGAAACAAAACCTCCTTGTTTATTTTTAGTTTTTTGAAAACTTTTGTTTTCATATAAATCCTTATAGGAAGCTTCTTCAAATTTAGAAGATAACTGTTTAAAAAAGGCATTATTAAAATAGATAATATTTTCACAGCTTCTATAATTCGTATCTAAATCTACAACTTGTTTATCTTTATTACTAAAAGGATTAGTTTGATTAGCAAGACTAATAAATTGTTCTGCTTTTCCTCCTCTCCAACGATAAATAGATTGTTTAGGATCACCTACTAAAAGTAAAGATCCTCGTACTCCTTGTAAATCTTCGCTTGAAAGTGCATTATCGATCAAAGGAATCAAGTTTTGCCATTGCATTTCCGAAGTATCTTGAAACTCATCAATAAAAAAATGCTTGTATTTTTCACCTAAACGTTCGTATATAAAGGGTGCGGGTTGATTTTGAATTTGTTCATTAATCAATTTATTAAATTCTGCAATAGACAAAATTTGTTGATCTTCCTGTATATTTTTTAACTGATTGCTAACCGTGTTTAATAAAGATAAGGGTGTTATATTTTTTAAAAACGCATCGTATAAATCTTTCTTTTGAAATTGATTGTAAATACTTTCTAGAGTTTTTAGTAGTTCAGGTATACACGTTTCTATGAGTGATTTATCCTTAGCAGATTTATTAATTTTTATATCATCAAATTCGTGATAAGTTTTATTATTTGGGTTAAATTTTCCTTCAGCTATCCCTTGTAAATGTTTTGGAAAATGTCCAGCCGAAAAAGATTTTAAATCGATTCCTTGATTTTCAATCCATTCTAATAATGTGGTTGCTT
Coding sequences:
- a CDS encoding UvrD-helicase domain-containing protein, giving the protein MAKQNSAFTIYNASAGAGKTYTLVKEYLKIILLSPKEDAYRNILAITFTNKAVHEMKSRIVNSLFDFTNDHPAPKTLDLMQDIAIDTSLSLNQITTKAQSIIKNLIHNYAAFDISTIDKFTHKVIRSFAIDLNLPITFEVSLDTDNLLQEAVDAIVAQAGDDPEITKLLVDFTMEKTDDDKSWDVSNEIFNTGKLITNENNREEIALLKDKSIQDFVILRNRLLVECQSILEKTKKQATTLLEWIENQGIDLKSFSAGHFPKHLQGIAEGKFNPNNKTYHEFDDIKINKSAKDKSLIETCIPELLKTLESIYNQFQKKDLYDAFLKNITPLSLLNTVSNQLKNIQEDQQILSIAEFNKLINEQIQNQPAPFIYERLGEKYKHFFIDEFQDTSEMQWQNLIPLIDNALSSEDLQGVRGSLLLVGDPKQSIYRWRGGKAEQFISLANQTNPFSNKDKQVVDLDTNYRSCENIIYFNNAFFKQLSSKFEEASYKDLYENKSFQKTKNKQGGFVSIHFLPKVNELNLNEEEEISQDDLYLKNTWQTILEIQQKGYSYNEIVILVRSNSKGVLLANYLTQQDIPVISSESLLLETASEVKFLLSMLRYLTNTKDREALASSLYYLAIEFNRVIPTHNFIAEGINKPDEEALQKWLFDFQITIDFQNIRRKSLYELVEHLILNGIPTEKNNAYVQYFLDIVLEKM